One window of the Candidatus Zixiibacteriota bacterium genome contains the following:
- a CDS encoding hypothetical protein (Evidence 5 : Unknown function), whose translation MMVCGLMLFFISACGHTRYTKCFRFEENISQEPEKANTWEEWRQLNNISDVFGHWNISLAVYSMLEDYPGERAGAPIEKEDDKGENRFRTEIFNENSRNPIHWIWKDNHMETDRPILDEWIDIDTVYFVFLPSEDSTYAILDSAAIEEPPLWIWRFGIAYPFKLITIPSTVDKLRIEFTARLFREREGMIADTTIRKEMVRYESKSKGDYWWNRRD comes from the coding sequence ATGATGGTCTGCGGGCTGATGCTATTTTTTATTTCGGCCTGCGGGCACACGCGATATACAAAGTGTTTTCGTTTTGAAGAGAACATTTCTCAGGAACCGGAAAAGGCTAATACTTGGGAGGAATGGCGGCAACTGAATAACATAAGCGACGTTTTCGGGCATTGGAATATTAGTCTTGCGGTCTATTCCATGTTAGAAGACTACCCCGGGGAAAGGGCCGGAGCACCTATAGAAAAAGAAGACGATAAGGGAGAAAATCGATTCAGGACGGAGATTTTTAATGAGAACAGCAGGAATCCGATTCACTGGATCTGGAAAGATAACCATATGGAAACTGACAGACCCATTTTGGATGAGTGGATCGATATTGATACTGTATATTTTGTTTTTCTCCCGTCGGAAGACAGCACTTATGCCATTCTGGATAGTGCCGCTATTGAGGAACCTCCGCTGTGGATTTGGCGATTTGGGATCGCATATCCTTTCAAATTGATCACTATTCCGTCGACTGTCGATAAGCTCCGTATAGAATTCACGGCGCGATTGTTCAGGGAGCGGGAAGGAATGATTGCGGATACTACAATCCGGAAAGAGATGGTACGATACGAAAGCAAATCCAAAGGGGATTATTGGTGGAACCGCCGAGACTGA
- a CDS encoding hypothetical protein (Evidence 5 : Unknown function), with translation MLFRRQCISLLILIPLFLIVSCARMTKMMPSELRDMHEFLSRENPGDCRLYHYNFERQTPRLYDEHQTDSIFDIIEYIKTECGPAFNLEYTRLLLLADNGEFDDSLIGRSTIPQMLWYRGEQENLMRWKDWYYLYGTSQPVDNTHDNFSKFIDNLARKIESEPQISSTGRALGLFYSGSFDSAFSLIQSKEMRNTEIRRSYDSYVLQIKRKFPSRGHFGIFAGSWMPQGSNRILGNHPDIGIQLGSEWPKFRVDAVISGRFLSAKNNFTVDSLGHLTSTDKFNSWLFGIEGGFKVIDRAVYSADIFAGIGYDVIYSIKTAGDPEEFVSHGSLGIDLGLRQRFFLDQRTGCYIGAIVKYGIVNYSNPKGTDLSGNTLTISLVTGWSFHETLNQFLKSLNFKGNWRK, from the coding sequence ATGCTGTTTAGGCGTCAATGTATTTCCTTACTAATTTTAATCCCGCTATTTTTGATAGTTTCTTGTGCCCGGATGACAAAAATGATGCCCTCTGAACTCCGGGATATGCACGAATTTCTGTCACGGGAAAATCCCGGGGACTGCCGGCTTTATCACTATAATTTTGAACGGCAGACCCCGCGTCTGTACGACGAGCACCAGACCGATTCCATCTTTGATATCATTGAATATATAAAGACGGAGTGCGGACCGGCCTTTAATCTGGAGTACACGCGCCTTTTGTTGCTCGCTGACAACGGGGAATTCGACGATTCCTTGATCGGCCGCTCGACAATTCCGCAAATGCTCTGGTATCGAGGCGAGCAGGAAAATCTCATGAGATGGAAGGACTGGTATTATCTATACGGAACATCGCAACCGGTTGATAACACTCATGACAATTTCAGCAAATTTATCGACAACCTGGCTCGCAAAATAGAGTCGGAACCTCAAATTTCATCGACCGGTCGCGCCCTTGGCCTGTTTTATAGCGGCTCCTTTGACAGCGCTTTTAGTCTTATTCAGTCCAAGGAAATGCGGAATACTGAGATTCGCAGGAGTTATGATTCGTACGTACTTCAGATCAAACGAAAATTCCCTTCCCGAGGGCATTTTGGCATATTTGCCGGTAGCTGGATGCCGCAGGGCAGCAACCGAATCCTGGGCAACCATCCTGATATTGGCATACAATTAGGCAGCGAATGGCCGAAATTCAGGGTCGATGCGGTGATCAGCGGCCGATTTTTATCGGCAAAAAATAACTTTACTGTGGACAGCTTGGGCCATTTGACATCCACCGATAAATTCAACAGTTGGCTTTTCGGCATCGAGGGCGGCTTCAAAGTAATTGACCGTGCTGTATATAGTGCGGACATTTTCGCCGGGATCGGTTATGATGTCATCTATAGTATCAAGACCGCCGGCGATCCTGAGGAATTTGTCAGTCACGGATCGCTGGGGATCGATCTTGGCCTTCGGCAGAGATTCTTTCTCGACCAGCGCACCGGGTGCTATATTGGCGCCATAGTCAAATACGGCATCGTCAACTATTCTAACCCGAAAGGAACCGATCTTTCCGGCAATACTTTAACGATTTCTTTGGTGACGGGCTGGAGTTTCCACGAGACTCTGAACCAATTTCTGAAAAGTCTCAATTTCAAAGGCAATTGGCGGAAATAA
- a CDS encoding conserved hypothetical protein (Evidence 4 : Unknown function but conserved in other organisms) — protein MNYYVYILASKRNGTLYIGITNNLAKRIYEHRNDLKESFTSKYKVHNLVYYEVFGEAADAILREKRLKKWNRKWKLRLIESVNSDWRDLYDELL, from the coding sequence ATGAATTATTATGTATACATACTTGCCAGCAAAAGAAACGGAACCCTTTACATCGGAATCACAAATAACTTGGCAAAGCGGATTTATGAGCATAGGAACGACTTGAAGGAGAGTTTCACCAGCAAATATAAAGTGCATAATCTGGTCTATTATGAAGTTTTTGGGGAGGCCGCCGACGCTATCTTGCGCGAGAAGCGTTTGAAAAAATGGAATCGGAAATGGAAATTGAGACTCATTGAAAGCGTGAATTCTGACTGGCGCGATCTTTACGATGAATTGCTTTAA
- a CDS encoding hypothetical protein (Evidence 5 : Unknown function), producing the protein MSSSAYYLSNNIIYLSEQNYGDILNVNTDTGCHIIYRLDYLVDCDMAKDYFSYATSLSILAAGIHEPERAENYEI; encoded by the coding sequence TTGTCTTCATCAGCATATTACCTTTCAAATAATATTATATATTTATCGGAGCAAAATTACGGGGATATATTAAACGTAAATACTGACACGGGCTGTCATATAATTTATCGTCTTGATTATTTGGTTGATTGTGATATGGCCAAAGATTATTTTTCGTACGCAACTTCTTTGAGCATATTGGCCGCAGGCATACATGAGCCGGAAAGGGCAGAGAACTATGAGATATAA
- a CDS encoding exported hypothetical protein (Evidence 5 : Unknown function): MSRKGQRTMRYKLIKVILVSFGIMTFSIASAQNKTETASTPESVMQKFFEAMKAGDAKTAADLMDPQILSDFASGMKKIITATDSSIREQQWGGLIQRAGSLDKLLALDSVQIFETFLKFSFEQEQGNEIFKKISYKILGHVMEGDDKAHVLFRVYPDSADESTSALDIFSVRKRGAQWKALYRGDMTGAMNLPAGEK; encoded by the coding sequence ATGAGCCGGAAAGGGCAGAGAACTATGAGATATAAATTAATTAAGGTTATACTGGTAAGTTTTGGCATAATGACATTTTCGATCGCATCAGCGCAGAATAAAACCGAAACGGCATCAACCCCGGAAAGTGTCATGCAGAAGTTTTTCGAGGCGATGAAAGCGGGCGACGCCAAAACGGCGGCCGATTTAATGGACCCGCAAATCCTGAGCGATTTTGCGTCGGGAATGAAAAAAATTATCACAGCCACCGATAGTTCGATTCGCGAACAGCAGTGGGGTGGGCTTATCCAAAGAGCGGGATCGCTTGACAAACTCCTGGCGCTCGATTCGGTGCAGATATTCGAGACCTTTTTGAAATTCAGTTTCGAACAGGAACAAGGAAACGAAATCTTCAAAAAGATATCATACAAAATTCTGGGGCATGTGATGGAGGGCGACGACAAGGCGCATGTTCTTTTCCGTGTCTATCCCGATTCGGCCGATGAAAGCACCTCGGCGCTCGATATTTTCAGTGTCCGCAAGCGGGGCGCCCAGTGGAAAGCGCTCTACCGCGGCGATATGACCGGCGCCATGAACCTTCCGGCCGGGGAGAAGTAA
- a CDS encoding conserved hypothetical protein (Evidence 4 : Unknown function but conserved in other organisms): MSGYYREKLAGERLKRCYDIAGPRIRQYLKAEIDFVTDHIRPGSRVLELGCGCGRILPELSKKAGMVVGIDNAAESIHFGSENLRQYQNCLLAVMDAVNLGFGNRVFDYVVCIQNGISAFHVNQEVLIRESIRVTKPGGKIFFSTYADKFWPYRLEWFERQAEEGLVGEIDHKKTGKGIIVCKDGFTATTVDGEGYFRLTSGLKIEAEIEEIDGSSLFCLITAR; this comes from the coding sequence ATGTCAGGATATTATCGCGAAAAACTGGCGGGGGAACGGCTGAAGCGATGTTACGATATCGCCGGGCCGCGAATCAGGCAATACCTCAAGGCCGAAATCGATTTCGTGACAGATCATATCAGGCCGGGAAGCCGGGTGCTGGAATTGGGGTGCGGCTGCGGGCGAATCTTGCCGGAACTGTCAAAAAAGGCGGGTATGGTGGTCGGTATCGATAATGCCGCCGAGTCCATTCATTTCGGATCAGAGAACCTTCGCCAATATCAAAATTGTCTTCTGGCCGTGATGGATGCGGTAAATCTCGGGTTTGGCAATCGTGTTTTCGATTATGTGGTCTGCATCCAGAACGGGATATCGGCCTTTCATGTCAATCAGGAGGTTTTGATCCGCGAGAGTATCCGGGTGACCAAACCGGGGGGGAAGATATTTTTCTCGACTTATGCCGACAAATTCTGGCCGTACCGTCTGGAATGGTTTGAACGGCAGGCGGAAGAAGGTCTGGTGGGGGAGATCGATCATAAGAAAACCGGCAAGGGGATTATTGTCTGCAAAGATGGTTTTACGGCCACGACCGTCGATGGCGAGGGATATTTTAGATTGACATCGGGGCTTAAAATCGAAGCGGAAATCGAAGAAATCGACGGCTCCAGTCTTTTCTGCCTAATTACCGCGCGTTAA
- a CDS encoding Peptidase M16 domain protein, which produces MMKRKSIAFLVALIAVFSGLTLAFAGDLPDLKFEKYILPNGLNVILHEDHSVPVASVNIWYHVGSKNEKPGKTGFAHIFEHMMFQQSEHHQAYFADAVEKIGGNKNGGTSVDKTVYWDEVPSNYLEKILWLEADRMGYLLPAVDQEHLNIQKDVIKNERRESYDNQPYGKAQELMLSLLYPPGHPYSWPIIGSMQDIGSASIDDVSEFFKTYYAPNNASLCIAGDFDPVQVKSWVEKYFGPIPPGPVIDRPKNWLPELNSVKRIEAEDNVKLARLYIAWPTPASYAPGDAEFDLLASILTNGKSSRLYKSLVYDKKLAQDVNAYQYSKELGSDFNIVVTAREGVSLDELEKEVDRILNDVITNGVTADEFARSRTKWETDFVRQLERLGGFGGRANTLNAYNTMLGDPGKLKWDRDRYTNATAEGMRQYAARYLKLDSRAILRITPRQKLEASEIKTDMAVEPGPAAEPSFTPPTIQKATLSNGMELYLVEDHKLPLVQVNLLLKSGWAADPSDRFGAGALTAELLNEGTKTRNALAISDEAQRLGAELSTGSSFDRSNVSLNVQKKNLEPALNLMADLVLNATFPQDELDRQKENYLGRIMQESRQPIQTAYKIFGRELYGASHPYGQPYTGSGTNQTIKAITRDDLLNFYRANYLPNNCAAIVVGDMTLDEARNQLEKSFKNWKPGDVVKHDIQPVKSLDKTKICLIDKPGAPQSVIFVGNLVPPRNNPDYDAAQVINQALGRSTVARLFMNLRQDKGYTYGSYSFFTSRLGQGLLAGYAQVKSEVTKESLYELIKEFREITADRPVAGTELADCRATLIKGFPQGFISIGDIAGGISDLVSYNLPLDSWRSFESKISSVSEEIAGRVAGEYIHPEALLIVIVGDRAKIEPGLKELNLGEIVTADAEI; this is translated from the coding sequence ATGATGAAAAGGAAATCTATTGCTTTCCTGGTGGCGCTGATCGCCGTTTTTTCGGGTCTTACGCTGGCCTTTGCCGGCGACCTGCCGGACCTGAAATTTGAAAAATATATTCTGCCGAACGGCCTCAATGTGATTCTCCACGAGGATCACTCGGTGCCGGTGGCCTCGGTCAATATCTGGTACCATGTCGGCTCCAAAAACGAAAAGCCGGGGAAAACCGGGTTCGCCCATATTTTCGAGCATATGATGTTCCAGCAGTCGGAACATCATCAGGCCTATTTTGCCGATGCCGTCGAAAAAATCGGCGGAAACAAGAACGGCGGAACCTCGGTCGATAAAACCGTCTACTGGGACGAAGTGCCGAGCAATTATCTTGAAAAAATTCTGTGGCTGGAGGCCGACCGCATGGGGTACCTTCTGCCGGCCGTCGACCAGGAGCATCTTAACATACAAAAAGATGTGATAAAAAACGAGCGCCGGGAATCGTACGATAACCAGCCGTACGGCAAAGCGCAGGAACTGATGCTGTCACTTCTCTATCCCCCGGGACATCCCTATTCCTGGCCGATAATCGGCAGTATGCAGGATATCGGGTCGGCGAGTATCGATGATGTGTCGGAATTCTTCAAGACGTATTATGCCCCCAATAACGCTTCGCTCTGTATCGCCGGGGATTTCGATCCGGTCCAGGTGAAGAGTTGGGTGGAAAAATATTTCGGTCCAATTCCGCCCGGCCCGGTAATCGACCGGCCCAAAAACTGGCTTCCGGAACTGAACTCGGTCAAGAGAATCGAAGCCGAGGATAACGTGAAATTGGCGCGTCTCTACATCGCCTGGCCGACTCCGGCCAGTTATGCGCCGGGGGACGCCGAATTCGATCTTCTGGCCAGCATCCTGACTAATGGGAAGTCATCGCGCCTCTATAAGTCGCTTGTTTATGACAAGAAACTTGCTCAGGACGTCAATGCCTACCAGTATTCTAAGGAACTGGGGAGCGATTTCAATATTGTCGTAACCGCCCGCGAAGGTGTTTCCCTCGACGAGCTTGAAAAAGAAGTGGATCGGATACTGAATGACGTGATAACCAATGGCGTTACGGCTGACGAATTCGCCCGGTCAAGAACCAAATGGGAAACTGATTTTGTCCGCCAGTTGGAAAGACTCGGCGGCTTTGGCGGACGGGCCAATACTCTGAATGCCTATAATACCATGCTGGGAGATCCGGGGAAATTGAAATGGGATCGCGACAGATATACCAATGCCACGGCCGAAGGGATGCGGCAATATGCCGCCAGGTATCTTAAGTTGGACAGCCGGGCAATTTTGCGGATTACGCCGCGTCAGAAATTGGAGGCGTCGGAAATCAAGACCGATATGGCAGTGGAGCCGGGGCCGGCCGCGGAGCCGTCATTCACACCCCCGACCATTCAAAAGGCGACTCTTTCCAACGGGATGGAGCTGTATCTGGTGGAGGATCATAAACTACCCCTGGTGCAGGTGAATTTGCTTCTGAAAAGCGGCTGGGCGGCGGACCCGTCGGATCGGTTCGGCGCCGGCGCCCTGACGGCGGAACTGCTCAATGAAGGGACCAAGACCAGAAATGCCCTGGCGATTTCGGATGAGGCCCAGCGCCTCGGGGCGGAACTTTCCACGGGGAGTTCGTTCGACAGATCGAATGTCAGCCTGAACGTGCAGAAAAAGAACCTGGAGCCGGCTCTGAACCTTATGGCCGACCTGGTTCTCAACGCCACTTTTCCCCAGGATGAATTGGATCGCCAGAAAGAAAACTATCTGGGCCGGATCATGCAGGAATCGCGGCAGCCGATTCAAACGGCATACAAAATATTCGGCCGGGAACTGTACGGCGCGAGTCATCCGTACGGACAACCGTATACCGGTTCCGGTACGAACCAGACCATCAAGGCCATTACCCGGGATGATTTGCTTAATTTCTACAGGGCCAATTACCTGCCCAATAATTGCGCCGCTATCGTGGTCGGCGACATGACGCTTGACGAAGCCAGGAATCAACTGGAAAAATCATTTAAAAACTGGAAACCGGGAGATGTTGTTAAGCATGATATCCAGCCGGTGAAGTCGCTGGACAAGACAAAAATCTGCCTGATCGACAAGCCGGGGGCGCCCCAAAGCGTGATTTTCGTGGGGAATCTGGTGCCGCCGCGGAACAATCCCGATTATGACGCGGCGCAGGTCATCAATCAGGCCCTGGGAAGAAGCACGGTGGCGCGCCTCTTCATGAACCTTCGCCAGGACAAGGGGTACACTTACGGTTCCTACAGTTTCTTCACCTCACGGCTCGGGCAGGGTCTATTGGCCGGATACGCTCAGGTCAAATCCGAGGTGACCAAGGAGTCGCTTTATGAATTGATCAAAGAGTTTCGGGAGATCACGGCCGATCGGCCGGTGGCGGGGACGGAACTGGCTGACTGCAGAGCCACCCTCATAAAGGGATTTCCCCAGGGGTTTATTTCCATTGGCGATATCGCCGGCGGCATCAGCGATCTGGTAAGTTACAACCTGCCGTTGGATAGTTGGCGCTCCTTTGAATCGAAAATAAGCAGTGTCAGCGAGGAGATCGCCGGCCGAGTAGCGGGGGAGTACATTCATCCGGAAGCGCTCTTGATTGTCATTGTCGGCGACCGGGCCAAGATTGAGCCGGGTCTCAAAGAACTGAATCTGGGCGAAATTGTCACAGCCGACGCCGAAATTTGA
- a CDS encoding WD40-like protein beta Propeller containing protein, translating to MFRKSLFILIIFIVASSLAFGQETYFGQNKVQYRGFSWDYIQTMHFDIYFYNQNYGLAKFAAGVLESSYVEISSQLNYRIHRRVPVFLYASPNDFQQTNIVPDLIDESVGGFTEAFKNRMVMPFDGSYEDFRHVLHHELTHAVIYDMLFGNMFSSLISRQRFFDLPLWFAEGFAEWSSRYGWDYYADMVVRDATINNYLAPPDYLGGYLAYKEGQAMIAYIVDNYGEQKLGEILAKGKLYLTMNKAMKASIGVTTEEFWKGFSKEMKRRYWPEIAKRKEPGEFSKALTNHEKDGSNFNEKPIFAPTGDKIAMFSDRSDYMGIYLISAVDGKILDRLVKGERTGDLESLHSYFSGITFSPDGKRIAFVAKAKGKDALYFLTIKDKNIYKKQFFHFNSVQSPVWSPDSKKIAFAALDGDRRTIAVYNVDTDSTYDLTEGNYDNLDPSWFPDSKILAFTSDRPHPDNAFIANNPEYKPADSVDYRTLYTKFGYGNYNLFTINIDSKEIEPLRVGIGQNREPSVSPDGKKVCFVSNRNGIDNLYIAYVDSSGAFAITDILTGVGSPTWSPDGKQIAFSSFNKAGFDIFLLKDIKPAGDNGQLAPTDFIMDRYLREVKSVASKDSTVSVKDTLPALAAKIDSGAAEESAQRDSGSVAQTAADSTHHDSTSVAHTTSDSTGTAKAKSDSTRVEGGEYIYVAPEQKKKENPMGKIFEDLPDSAAEGKNYLTPAEIAAFDSVGSSGRLPNGDFKVHKYRVKFTPDYVSGGFSYDTFFGLRGQSAFVFSDYLGDHQIYLITDLVNTIDQSNIQLFYLYNRLRTNFGFGVFHTKNYYIDNFDHLFSDRFYGFQGYLSYPFSKFSRVEFTGSQYFIDRKYLDSNDPRVGRSTKVALGTLSLVSDNILWGITTPINGQRARLNISGATDVLGGNGISFYSLDGDWRKYWHIRGLFSTALRFAGGASWGKNPKRYFLGGTTNSIGSVVVADNVYEPENLYFAEVVTPLRGFEYYELSGTRYLLSNLEFRYPFVEYLKLGFPLPMTLRYITGSLFYDMGATWDNDQTFKGGSSLGGNHLQDIKSAFGFGVQANLGFLVLRYDLAWRTNFQTVVPHPKYYFSLGAGF from the coding sequence ATGTTCAGAAAATCTTTGTTTATCCTGATAATTTTCATCGTCGCCTCGAGTCTCGCCTTCGGGCAGGAAACCTATTTCGGCCAGAATAAGGTTCAGTACCGCGGCTTCAGCTGGGATTATATCCAGACCATGCACTTTGACATTTATTTCTATAATCAAAACTACGGACTGGCCAAATTCGCCGCCGGGGTTCTGGAATCGTCCTATGTCGAAATCTCCTCCCAGCTCAATTACCGCATTCATCGCCGGGTCCCGGTGTTCCTCTATGCTTCGCCCAACGACTTTCAGCAAACCAATATCGTGCCGGATCTGATCGACGAGAGTGTCGGGGGATTCACCGAGGCGTTCAAAAACCGGATGGTCATGCCGTTTGACGGTTCCTACGAGGATTTCCGCCATGTTTTGCATCATGAATTGACCCACGCCGTGATCTATGATATGCTTTTCGGCAACATGTTCTCCTCGCTGATTTCGCGGCAGAGATTTTTTGATCTGCCTCTCTGGTTCGCCGAAGGATTCGCGGAATGGTCCTCCCGTTACGGCTGGGACTACTATGCCGACATGGTCGTCCGCGACGCCACTATCAATAACTATCTGGCGCCTCCCGATTATCTCGGCGGTTATCTCGCCTATAAAGAGGGTCAGGCCATGATCGCCTATATAGTCGACAATTACGGCGAGCAGAAACTGGGCGAAATCCTGGCCAAAGGGAAACTCTACCTGACCATGAATAAGGCCATGAAAGCATCGATCGGCGTCACCACCGAGGAATTCTGGAAAGGATTTTCCAAGGAGATGAAACGGCGCTACTGGCCGGAAATCGCCAAGAGAAAAGAACCGGGCGAATTTTCCAAGGCCCTGACCAATCATGAAAAGGACGGCTCCAATTTCAATGAGAAGCCGATTTTCGCCCCGACCGGGGACAAAATCGCCATGTTTTCCGATCGTTCCGATTATATGGGCATTTATCTCATTTCCGCCGTCGACGGCAAAATCCTCGATCGTCTCGTCAAGGGCGAGAGAACCGGCGATCTGGAATCGCTTCATTCCTATTTTTCAGGGATCACCTTCTCACCCGACGGCAAGAGAATCGCTTTTGTCGCCAAGGCCAAAGGGAAAGACGCCCTCTATTTTCTGACCATCAAGGATAAAAATATTTATAAAAAGCAGTTTTTCCATTTCAACAGCGTGCAATCGCCGGTTTGGTCGCCCGACAGCAAAAAGATCGCCTTCGCCGCCCTCGACGGCGACCGAAGAACGATCGCCGTATATAATGTCGATACCGATTCGACGTACGACTTAACCGAAGGAAATTACGATAATCTCGACCCGAGTTGGTTCCCCGATTCCAAAATCCTGGCTTTCACTTCGGACCGGCCGCATCCCGATAACGCCTTTATTGCCAACAATCCCGAATATAAACCGGCCGACTCGGTGGACTACCGCACCCTCTACACCAAATTCGGCTACGGCAATTACAATCTTTTCACCATCAATATCGACTCCAAAGAGATTGAGCCGCTCCGTGTCGGGATCGGACAAAACCGCGAGCCGTCGGTTTCTCCCGATGGTAAGAAGGTCTGTTTTGTTTCCAACCGGAATGGCATCGACAACCTCTATATTGCCTATGTCGATTCCTCCGGGGCCTTTGCCATCACCGATATTCTCACCGGAGTCGGCTCGCCGACCTGGTCGCCCGACGGCAAGCAGATTGCCTTTTCTTCCTTCAACAAAGCCGGTTTCGATATTTTTCTTCTGAAAGATATCAAACCGGCCGGGGACAACGGCCAGTTGGCGCCGACCGACTTCATCATGGATCGCTATTTGAGAGAGGTTAAATCGGTGGCCTCCAAGGACAGCACGGTATCGGTCAAAGACACCCTTCCGGCCCTGGCCGCAAAAATCGATTCCGGCGCGGCGGAAGAAAGCGCTCAGCGTGACAGCGGTTCCGTAGCGCAAACGGCGGCGGACAGCACGCATCATGACAGCACTTCCGTGGCACATACGACGTCAGACAGTACGGGCACGGCGAAGGCTAAATCAGACAGCACCCGTGTGGAAGGCGGGGAATATATTTATGTTGCCCCCGAACAGAAGAAAAAGGAAAATCCGATGGGGAAAATATTCGAAGACCTTCCCGACAGCGCCGCCGAAGGGAAAAATTACCTGACCCCCGCTGAAATTGCGGCTTTCGATTCGGTGGGCAGTTCCGGCCGTCTTCCCAACGGCGATTTCAAGGTGCACAAGTACCGGGTGAAATTCACTCCCGATTATGTCAGCGGCGGATTTTCTTATGACACTTTTTTCGGCCTGCGCGGGCAATCGGCGTTCGTGTTTTCCGATTATTTGGGGGATCATCAGATATATTTGATTACCGATCTGGTTAACACGATCGACCAATCCAATATCCAGTTGTTTTACCTGTATAACCGTCTCCGTACCAACTTCGGATTCGGCGTTTTTCATACCAAAAATTATTATATCGATAATTTCGATCATCTCTTTTCGGATCGCTTCTACGGCTTTCAGGGTTACCTGTCGTATCCTTTCTCCAAATTTTCGCGGGTGGAATTCACCGGCTCCCAGTATTTCATTGACCGCAAATATCTCGATAGCAACGATCCGCGCGTAGGACGCTCCACCAAGGTCGCTTTGGGAACCCTCTCTTTGGTAAGCGACAATATCCTCTGGGGAATTACCACGCCGATCAATGGTCAGAGGGCGCGCCTAAATATCAGCGGCGCCACCGATGTCCTGGGAGGAAACGGGATATCATTTTATTCTCTCGACGGTGACTGGCGTAAGTACTGGCATATCCGGGGTCTCTTTTCAACCGCTCTCCGCTTCGCTGGCGGCGCCTCCTGGGGGAAAAACCCCAAGCGGTATTTCCTGGGCGGCACGACCAACTCGATCGGAAGTGTCGTGGTGGCCGACAATGTTTATGAACCGGAGAATCTCTATTTTGCCGAAGTGGTCACACCTCTGCGGGGATTCGAATATTATGAACTTTCCGGGACCAGGTATCTCCTTTCCAATCTCGAATTCCGCTATCCTTTCGTGGAATATTTAAAACTGGGATTCCCGCTTCCGATGACCCTGCGCTATATCACCGGCTCTCTCTTTTATGATATGGGCGCCACCTGGGATAACGATCAAACTTTCAAGGGCGGATCATCTCTGGGAGGAAATCACCTGCAGGATATCAAATCGGCCTTCGGTTTCGGCGTGCAGGCCAATCTTGGATTTCTGGTGCTTCGCTACGATCTCGCCTGGCGGACAAATTTCCAGACGGTCGTCCCTCATCCGAAATATTACTTTTCCCTCGGTGCCGGATTCTGA